The genomic stretch ACGGCCAAAGAATTGGCGGATCTCCTGAGCTTTCTACAATCATTGCAAACCCCGCCGACCGAACCCTAACAGCAGCGTTCCCGCGACTGCGATTCATCAAGCGAAATCTGCCATTGCCTGCGTGCTATTACGGCATTGGTCTCTACACGTCTTGTTCGCGATGATTTAGGGTGGTCTGGATGGGATTCACTGGCCGCCGCTGGATCGGCGGCTGCAGCGGCGTTGTGAACATTGGGTTTCTGAGCACATGAAGTCAGCCAATCGCAGTGCGGCGGGGCCATCGCTGCCGGTGGGGCAGGTTCAGTCGGCTTCGGCAACGCAGGCGGCGTGGCGGTTTCTCAACAATCCGCGGGTGGAGCTAGCTGCACTTGCCGAGCCGCTGCGGGACGCCGGTCGGCAGGCCTGTGAGCAGAACGATTCGGCGTTTGTGCTGCTCGCTCATAACTGGTGCAAACTGAACGACAAATCGCATGCGAGCAAGAACGTGGTTCGACAGATCACGCATGCCGACGATGTGGGCTACGACCTCTTGACCGCTCTTTTGATCGATGCGAGAGGCGGTTACTCGTCGCGGCGATGGCCTGTGTGGTCGTTTGGGATTCGGAGCGTGATGAATCCCCCGAGGCCGACGAAACCAAAGCGATTCTGATTCGCTTGAGCGGTCGCAGCATGAAGTCGGGTCGCCCAGCCACCGCCCCTGCGTTGCTCGCTGGCTACGTGGTCCTGCTCGCCATGCACGACCTATTCAGCCAAACCGATTTCGACATCCATCAACTCCAACAACTCGCCAACCAAGCCTTATCCTTACAAGATTCCTCCTGAGAAGCTGTTTGAAAATTGAAGTTGGTTGTGGAAACGGCTACGACTCCCTTGGATAGACCTGACCAACCAGGAAGGAGCCGTATCGATGTGTTTTCGACGTCAGTATCCCACGAATTTGACGAATCGGCAATGGAACAGACTTCAGAGGATGTTGCCGAAGCCCAAGCGTCGGGGACGCCGGCCGATTGATCGCCGCCGGATTCTCGATGCGATCCGCTATCAGAACCGCACGGGCTGTCAGTGGCGAATGTTGCCCCGTGATTTTCCGAATTGGAGCACGGTCTATGGCGTGTTTCGTCGTTTGCAAGTCGCCTTTGCTGACTCGGCCAACGGTAAGAACGGCTTGCCGGATTGGGTCCAGTGCGTCTGTGGCTTTCTGCTGCCTCGATTGATGGAAAACCTGTGCCACTTAGCCTTGGCTGGACCGATCCTGGAAATTCTTCACCGAGGTCGGCCCTGCACAGTATCGGCGATCAAGGAACACGAGCACGA from Thalassoroseus pseudoceratinae encodes the following:
- a CDS encoding transposase codes for the protein MCFRRQYPTNLTNRQWNRLQRMLPKPKRRGRRPIDRRRILDAIRYQNRTGCQWRMLPRDFPNWSTVYGVFRRLQVAFADSANGKNGLPDWVQCVCGFLLPRLMENLCHLALAGPILEILHRGRPCTVSAIKEHEHDWHQAWAAAGFLHHDETERVACLDRQIALGERYISLPSWQAYIGPIAQHLSTNGTMRGSDVQAIWDRIKGEHESRFRRPINRRLFDLYADDADEEWDAEPYPE